Proteins from a genomic interval of Rattus norvegicus strain BN/NHsdMcwi chromosome 2, GRCr8, whole genome shotgun sequence:
- the Rpl21l1 gene encoding large ribosomal subunit protein eL21-like: protein MTNTKGKRRGTRYMFSRPFRNHGVIPLATYIRIYKKGDIVDIKGMGTAQKGMPHKCYHGKTGRAYNVTQHAVGIIVNKQVKGKIPAKRINVRIEHTKHSKSRDGFLKRVKENDQKKKEAKEKGTWVQLKRQPVPPREAHFVRTNGKEPELLERSPYEFMA, encoded by the coding sequence ATGACGAACactaaaggaaagaggagaggtactCGGTATATGTTCTCTAGGCCTTTTAGGAATCATGGAGTCattcctttggccacatacatccgaatctacaagaagggtgatattgtagacatcaagggaatgggcactgctcaaaaaggaatgccccataAGTGTTACCACGGCAAAACTGGAAGAGcctacaatgtcacccagcatgccgtgggcatcattgtaaacaagcaagttaaaggcaagattccggccaagaggatcaatgtgcggATTGAGCACACCAAGCACTCAAAGAGCAGAGACGgcttcctgaagcgggtgaaggagaacgatcagaagaaaaaggaagccaaagagaagggcacctgggttcagctgaagcgccagcctgtgcctcccagagaagcccactttgtgaggactaatggaaaggagcctgagctgctggagcgCAGTCCATACGAATTCATGGCCTAA